One genomic region from Balaenoptera acutorostrata chromosome 1, mBalAcu1.1, whole genome shotgun sequence encodes:
- the MAP7D1 gene encoding MAP7 domain-containing protein 1 isoform X7 has product MESGSRSEPGAGAAPDVAARTPPEPRPSPEGDPSPPPPPPPMSALVPDTPPDTPPAMKNTTGPKQLPLEPESPPELVGPRPALQQEESPFSEVKIRGPTPPATGPRDARPPRRSSQPSPTAVSAANSPPTKQDAKKAGERHKLAKERREERAKYLAAKKAVWLEKEEKAKVLREKQLQERRRRLEEQRLKAEQRRAALEERQRQKLEKNKERYEAAIQRSVKKTWAEIRQQRWSWAGALHHSSPGRKTNRSLQLSPWESSIVDRLMTPTLSFLARSRSAVTLPRNGRDQGRGHGPGRAPSRGGTGASLVSGPHPDLTHPSAAVPVCPRSASASPLTPCSAPRSGHRCAPTGERRKASAGGSPAPARLRPEASLVQKKEKKDKERENEKEKSALARERSLKKRQSLPASPRTRLSTGNSELSPKSKARPSSPSTSWHRPASPCLSPGPGHALPPKPPSPRGTTASPKGRVRRKDEAKESLSVAGPEDKNQSKGKASDEKEPAAPASPAPSPVPSPTPAQPQEEQPTEIPADAAVLTSPPAPAPLVTASKPMAGTTDREEATRLLAEKRRQAREQREREEQERRLQAERDKRMREEQLAREAEARAEREAEARRREEQEAREKAEKAQAEQEEQERLQKQKEEAEARSREEAERQRLEREKHFQREEQERQERKKRLEEIMKRTRKSEAAETKKQDRKEAKANNSSPGIDPVKATEARPSGLQKEAVQKEELAPQEPQWSLPNKESPGSLVNGLQPLPAHQENGFSPKGPSGDKSLGRTPEALLPFAEAEAFLKKAVVQAPQVTALPEALSSSTLKTPSRLSLEPGFP; this is encoded by the exons ATGGAGAGCGGCTCACGTTCGGAGCCCGGTGCCGGCGCAGCCCCAG ATGTGGCAGCCAGGACCCCTCCAGAGCCAAGACCTTCTCCAGAAGGTGACCCctccccgccgccgccaccgccaccgATGTCAGCCCTGGTGCCCGACACTCCCCCAGACACCCCTCCCGCCatgaagaacaccactggccctAAGCAGCTCCCACTGGAACCAGAGAGCCCCCCAGAGCTGGTAGGGCCTAGGCCAGCCCTGCAGCAGGAAGAGTCCCCTTTCTCAGAAGTGAAGATCAGGGGACCCACCCCACCAGCCACAGGCCCACGGGATGCCAGACCTCCTCGAAGGAGCAGCCAGCCATCCCCAACAGCAGTGTCAGCTGCCAACAGCCCTCCCACAAAGCAAG ATGCAAAGAAGGCAGGAGAGAGACACAAGCTGGCGAAGGAGCGGCGGGAAGAGCGGGCCAAGTACCTGG CGGCCAAGAAGGCAGTGTggctggagaaggaggagaaggccaAGGTGCTGCGGGAGAAGCAGCTCCAGGAGCGCCGGCGGCGGCTGGAGGAGCAGCGGCTCAAAGCCGAGCAACGCCGAGCAGCCCTGGAGGAGCGGCAGCGGCAGAAACTGGAGAAGAACAAG GAGCGATATGAGGCAGCCATCCAGCGGTCAGTGAAGAAGACGTGGGCCGAAATCCGGCAGCAGCGCTGGTCCTGGGCAGGGGCCCTGCACCACAGCTCCCCAGGACGGAAGACCA ATCGCAGCCTGCAGCTGAGCCCATGGGAGAGCAGCATTGTGGACCGTCTGATGACGcccaccctctccttcctggCACGGAGTCGCAGTGCAGTCACCCTGCCCCGAAACGGCCGGGACCAGGGTAGGGGCCACGGTCCTGGGAGAGCCCCCTCGAGAGGCGGGACAGGGGCCAGCCTCGTGAGTGGGCCGCACCCCGACCTCACTCATCCCTCCGCAGCCGTGCCCGTATGCCCTCGCTCGGCCTCCGCCAGCCCCCTGACGCCGTGCAGCGCCCCCCGAAGCGGGCACCGCTGCGCTCCCACCGGGGAGCGCCGCAAGGCCAGCGCCGGGGGCAGCCCTGCCCCGGCCCGCCTCCGGCCCGAGGCTTCGCTG GtgcagaaaaaggagaagaaggacaAGGAGAGGGAAAACGAGAAAGAGAAGAGTGCCCTGGCCCGGGAGCGCAGCCTCAAGAAGCGCCAGTCGCTGCCTGCCTCTCCGCGCACGCGCCTCTCCACTGGCAACTCGGAGCTCAG tcccAAATCCAAGGCCCGGCCATCCTCTCCCTCCACATCCTGGCACAGGCCTGCCTCTCCCTGCCTCAGCCCAGGGCCAGGTCATGCTCTGCCCCCAAAACCACCGTCCCCCCGAGGTACCACTGCATCACCCAAGGGGCGGGTTCGGAGGAAGGATGAGGCAAAGGAGAGCCTCAGTGTGGCGGGGCCTGAGGACAAGAACCAGAGCAAGGGCAAGGCCAGTGACGAGAAGGAGCCTGCAGCCCCAGCCTCACCAGCACCCTCGCCTGTGccctcacccaccccagcccagccccaggaggAGCAGCCCACAGAGATCCCTGCAG ATGCAGCAGTCTTgacctcacccccagcccctgctcccctGGTGACCGCTAGCAAACCGATGGCTGGCACGACGGACCGAGAAGAGGCCACTAGGCTCCTGGCTGAGAAGCGGCGCCAGGCCCGGGAGCAGCGGGAGCGCGAGGAACAGGAGCGGAGGCTGCAGGCCGAAAGGGACAA GCGAATGCGAGAGGAGCAGCTGGCTCGGGAGGCCGAGGCCCGGGCAGAGCGGGAGGCGGAGGCCAGGAGGCGGGAGGAGCAGGAGGCCCGGGAGAAGGCGGAGAAGGCGCAGGCGGAGCAGGAGGAACAGGAGCGGCTGCAGAAGCAG AAAGAGGAGGCCGAAGCTCGGTCCCGAGAAGAAGCGGAGCGGCAGCGTCTGGAGCGGGAAAAGCACTTCCAGCGCGAGGAGCAGGAGCGGCAGGAGCGCAAAAAG CGCCTGGAGGAAATCATGAAGAGGACTCGGAAGTCAGAAGCTGCTGAAACCAAG AAGCAGGACAGAAAGGAGGCGAAGGCCAACAATTCCAGCCCAG GGATAGACCCTGTGAAAGCCACGGAGGCTCGGCCCTCCGGGCTGCAGAAGGAGGCTGTGCAGAAAGAGGAGCTGGCCCCCCAGGAGCCTCAGTGGAG CCTGCCAAACAAGGAGTCGCCGGGGTCCCTGGTGAATGGCCTGCAGCCTCTCCCAGCGCACCAGGAGAATGGCTTCTCCCCTAAGGGACCCTCTGGGGACAAGAGTCTGGGCCGAACTCCAGAGGCACTCCTGCCCTTCGCAGAGGCAGAAGCCTTCCTTAAGAAAGCTGTGGTGCAGGCCCCGCAGGTCACAG CTCTGCCAGAGGCCCTCTCAAGCTCTACCCTGAAGACCCCCAGCCGTCTGAGCTTGGAGCCTGGTTTCCCCTGA
- the MAP7D1 gene encoding MAP7 domain-containing protein 1 isoform X6: MESGSRSEPGAGAAPDVAARTPPEPRPSPEGDPSPPPPPPPMSALVPDTPPDTPPAMKNTTGPKQLPLEPESPPELVGPRPALQQEESPFSEVKIRGPTPPATGPRDARPPRRSSQPSPTAVSAANSPPTKQDAKKAGERHKLAKERREERAKYLAAKKAVWLEKEEKAKVLREKQLQERRRRLEEQRLKAEQRRAALEERQRQKLEKNKERYEAAIQRSVKKTWAEIRQQRWSWAGALHHSSPGRKTSGSRCSVSAVNLPKHVDSIINKRLSKSSATLWNSPSRNRSLQLSPWESSIVDRLMTPTLSFLARSRSAVTLPRNGRDQAVPVCPRSASASPLTPCSAPRSGHRCAPTGERRKASAGGSPAPARLRPEASLVQKKEKKDKERENEKEKSALARERSLKKRQSLPASPRTRLSTGNSELSPKSKARPSSPSTSWHRPASPCLSPGPGHALPPKPPSPRGTTASPKGRVRRKDEAKESLSVAGPEDKNQSKGKASDEKEPAAPASPAPSPVPSPTPAQPQEEQPTEIPADAAVLTSPPAPAPLVTASKPMAGTTDREEATRLLAEKRRQAREQREREEQERRLQAERDKRMREEQLAREAEARAEREAEARRREEQEAREKAEKAQAEQEEQERLQKQKEEAEARSREEAERQRLEREKHFQREEQERQERKKRLEEIMKRTRKSEAAETKKQDRKEAKANNSSPGIDPVKATEARPSGLQKEAVQKEELAPQEPQWSLPNKESPGSLVNGLQPLPAHQENGFSPKGPSGDKSLGRTPEALLPFAEAEAFLKKAVVQAPQVTALPEALSSSTLKTPSRLSLEPGFP; the protein is encoded by the exons ATGGAGAGCGGCTCACGTTCGGAGCCCGGTGCCGGCGCAGCCCCAG ATGTGGCAGCCAGGACCCCTCCAGAGCCAAGACCTTCTCCAGAAGGTGACCCctccccgccgccgccaccgccaccgATGTCAGCCCTGGTGCCCGACACTCCCCCAGACACCCCTCCCGCCatgaagaacaccactggccctAAGCAGCTCCCACTGGAACCAGAGAGCCCCCCAGAGCTGGTAGGGCCTAGGCCAGCCCTGCAGCAGGAAGAGTCCCCTTTCTCAGAAGTGAAGATCAGGGGACCCACCCCACCAGCCACAGGCCCACGGGATGCCAGACCTCCTCGAAGGAGCAGCCAGCCATCCCCAACAGCAGTGTCAGCTGCCAACAGCCCTCCCACAAAGCAAG ATGCAAAGAAGGCAGGAGAGAGACACAAGCTGGCGAAGGAGCGGCGGGAAGAGCGGGCCAAGTACCTGG CGGCCAAGAAGGCAGTGTggctggagaaggaggagaaggccaAGGTGCTGCGGGAGAAGCAGCTCCAGGAGCGCCGGCGGCGGCTGGAGGAGCAGCGGCTCAAAGCCGAGCAACGCCGAGCAGCCCTGGAGGAGCGGCAGCGGCAGAAACTGGAGAAGAACAAG GAGCGATATGAGGCAGCCATCCAGCGGTCAGTGAAGAAGACGTGGGCCGAAATCCGGCAGCAGCGCTGGTCCTGGGCAGGGGCCCTGCACCACAGCTCCCCAGGACGGAAGACCA GTGGGAGCAGGTGCTCCGTGTCGGCAGTAAACCTGCCCAAACACGTGGACTCTATAATCAACAAGCGGCTCTCAAAGTCCTCTGCCACGCTCTGGAACTCCCCCAGTAGAA ATCGCAGCCTGCAGCTGAGCCCATGGGAGAGCAGCATTGTGGACCGTCTGATGACGcccaccctctccttcctggCACGGAGTCGCAGTGCAGTCACCCTGCCCCGAAACGGCCGGGACCAGG CCGTGCCCGTATGCCCTCGCTCGGCCTCCGCCAGCCCCCTGACGCCGTGCAGCGCCCCCCGAAGCGGGCACCGCTGCGCTCCCACCGGGGAGCGCCGCAAGGCCAGCGCCGGGGGCAGCCCTGCCCCGGCCCGCCTCCGGCCCGAGGCTTCGCTG GtgcagaaaaaggagaagaaggacaAGGAGAGGGAAAACGAGAAAGAGAAGAGTGCCCTGGCCCGGGAGCGCAGCCTCAAGAAGCGCCAGTCGCTGCCTGCCTCTCCGCGCACGCGCCTCTCCACTGGCAACTCGGAGCTCAG tcccAAATCCAAGGCCCGGCCATCCTCTCCCTCCACATCCTGGCACAGGCCTGCCTCTCCCTGCCTCAGCCCAGGGCCAGGTCATGCTCTGCCCCCAAAACCACCGTCCCCCCGAGGTACCACTGCATCACCCAAGGGGCGGGTTCGGAGGAAGGATGAGGCAAAGGAGAGCCTCAGTGTGGCGGGGCCTGAGGACAAGAACCAGAGCAAGGGCAAGGCCAGTGACGAGAAGGAGCCTGCAGCCCCAGCCTCACCAGCACCCTCGCCTGTGccctcacccaccccagcccagccccaggaggAGCAGCCCACAGAGATCCCTGCAG ATGCAGCAGTCTTgacctcacccccagcccctgctcccctGGTGACCGCTAGCAAACCGATGGCTGGCACGACGGACCGAGAAGAGGCCACTAGGCTCCTGGCTGAGAAGCGGCGCCAGGCCCGGGAGCAGCGGGAGCGCGAGGAACAGGAGCGGAGGCTGCAGGCCGAAAGGGACAA GCGAATGCGAGAGGAGCAGCTGGCTCGGGAGGCCGAGGCCCGGGCAGAGCGGGAGGCGGAGGCCAGGAGGCGGGAGGAGCAGGAGGCCCGGGAGAAGGCGGAGAAGGCGCAGGCGGAGCAGGAGGAACAGGAGCGGCTGCAGAAGCAG AAAGAGGAGGCCGAAGCTCGGTCCCGAGAAGAAGCGGAGCGGCAGCGTCTGGAGCGGGAAAAGCACTTCCAGCGCGAGGAGCAGGAGCGGCAGGAGCGCAAAAAG CGCCTGGAGGAAATCATGAAGAGGACTCGGAAGTCAGAAGCTGCTGAAACCAAG AAGCAGGACAGAAAGGAGGCGAAGGCCAACAATTCCAGCCCAG GGATAGACCCTGTGAAAGCCACGGAGGCTCGGCCCTCCGGGCTGCAGAAGGAGGCTGTGCAGAAAGAGGAGCTGGCCCCCCAGGAGCCTCAGTGGAG CCTGCCAAACAAGGAGTCGCCGGGGTCCCTGGTGAATGGCCTGCAGCCTCTCCCAGCGCACCAGGAGAATGGCTTCTCCCCTAAGGGACCCTCTGGGGACAAGAGTCTGGGCCGAACTCCAGAGGCACTCCTGCCCTTCGCAGAGGCAGAAGCCTTCCTTAAGAAAGCTGTGGTGCAGGCCCCGCAGGTCACAG CTCTGCCAGAGGCCCTCTCAAGCTCTACCCTGAAGACCCCCAGCCGTCTGAGCTTGGAGCCTGGTTTCCCCTGA
- the MAP7D1 gene encoding MAP7 domain-containing protein 1 isoform X4, which produces MESGSRSEPGAGAAPDVAARTPPEPRPSPEGDPSPPPPPPPMSALVPDTPPDTPPAMKNTTGPKQLPLEPESPPELVGPRPALQQEESPFSEVKIRGPTPPATGPRDARPPRRSSQPSPTAVSAANSPPTKQDAKKAGERHKLAKERREERAKYLAAKKAVWLEKEEKAKVLREKQLQERRRRLEEQRLKAEQRRAALEERQRQKLEKNKERYEAAIQRSVKKTWAEIRQQRWSWAGALHHSSPGRKTSGSRCSVSAVNLPKHVDSIINKRLSKSSATLWNSPSRNRSLQLSPWESSIVDRLMTPTLSFLARSRSAVTLPRNGRDQAVPVCPRSASASPLTPCSAPRSGHRCAPTGERRKASAGGSPAPARLRPEASLVQKKEKKDKERENEKEKSALARERSLKKRQSLPASPRTRLSTGNSELSPKSKARPSSPSTSWHRPASPCLSPGPGHALPPKPPSPRGTTASPKGRVRRKDEAKESLSVAGPEDKNQSKGKASDEKEPAAPASPAPSPVPSPTPAQPQEEQPTEIPADAAVLTSPPAPAPLVTASKPMAGTTDREEATRLLAEKRRQAREQREREEQERRLQAERDKRMREEQLAREAEARAEREAEARRREEQEAREKAEKAQAEQEEQERLQKQKEEAEARSREEAERQRLEREKHFQREEQERQERKKRLEEIMKRTRKSEAAETKVRMPPRAVLGVEKQDRKEAKANNSSPGIDPVKATEARPSGLQKEAVQKEELAPQEPQWSLPNKESPGSLVNGLQPLPAHQENGFSPKGPSGDKSLGRTPEALLPFAEAEAFLKKAVVQAPQVTALPEALSSSTLKTPSRLSLEPGFP; this is translated from the exons ATGGAGAGCGGCTCACGTTCGGAGCCCGGTGCCGGCGCAGCCCCAG ATGTGGCAGCCAGGACCCCTCCAGAGCCAAGACCTTCTCCAGAAGGTGACCCctccccgccgccgccaccgccaccgATGTCAGCCCTGGTGCCCGACACTCCCCCAGACACCCCTCCCGCCatgaagaacaccactggccctAAGCAGCTCCCACTGGAACCAGAGAGCCCCCCAGAGCTGGTAGGGCCTAGGCCAGCCCTGCAGCAGGAAGAGTCCCCTTTCTCAGAAGTGAAGATCAGGGGACCCACCCCACCAGCCACAGGCCCACGGGATGCCAGACCTCCTCGAAGGAGCAGCCAGCCATCCCCAACAGCAGTGTCAGCTGCCAACAGCCCTCCCACAAAGCAAG ATGCAAAGAAGGCAGGAGAGAGACACAAGCTGGCGAAGGAGCGGCGGGAAGAGCGGGCCAAGTACCTGG CGGCCAAGAAGGCAGTGTggctggagaaggaggagaaggccaAGGTGCTGCGGGAGAAGCAGCTCCAGGAGCGCCGGCGGCGGCTGGAGGAGCAGCGGCTCAAAGCCGAGCAACGCCGAGCAGCCCTGGAGGAGCGGCAGCGGCAGAAACTGGAGAAGAACAAG GAGCGATATGAGGCAGCCATCCAGCGGTCAGTGAAGAAGACGTGGGCCGAAATCCGGCAGCAGCGCTGGTCCTGGGCAGGGGCCCTGCACCACAGCTCCCCAGGACGGAAGACCA GTGGGAGCAGGTGCTCCGTGTCGGCAGTAAACCTGCCCAAACACGTGGACTCTATAATCAACAAGCGGCTCTCAAAGTCCTCTGCCACGCTCTGGAACTCCCCCAGTAGAA ATCGCAGCCTGCAGCTGAGCCCATGGGAGAGCAGCATTGTGGACCGTCTGATGACGcccaccctctccttcctggCACGGAGTCGCAGTGCAGTCACCCTGCCCCGAAACGGCCGGGACCAGG CCGTGCCCGTATGCCCTCGCTCGGCCTCCGCCAGCCCCCTGACGCCGTGCAGCGCCCCCCGAAGCGGGCACCGCTGCGCTCCCACCGGGGAGCGCCGCAAGGCCAGCGCCGGGGGCAGCCCTGCCCCGGCCCGCCTCCGGCCCGAGGCTTCGCTG GtgcagaaaaaggagaagaaggacaAGGAGAGGGAAAACGAGAAAGAGAAGAGTGCCCTGGCCCGGGAGCGCAGCCTCAAGAAGCGCCAGTCGCTGCCTGCCTCTCCGCGCACGCGCCTCTCCACTGGCAACTCGGAGCTCAG tcccAAATCCAAGGCCCGGCCATCCTCTCCCTCCACATCCTGGCACAGGCCTGCCTCTCCCTGCCTCAGCCCAGGGCCAGGTCATGCTCTGCCCCCAAAACCACCGTCCCCCCGAGGTACCACTGCATCACCCAAGGGGCGGGTTCGGAGGAAGGATGAGGCAAAGGAGAGCCTCAGTGTGGCGGGGCCTGAGGACAAGAACCAGAGCAAGGGCAAGGCCAGTGACGAGAAGGAGCCTGCAGCCCCAGCCTCACCAGCACCCTCGCCTGTGccctcacccaccccagcccagccccaggaggAGCAGCCCACAGAGATCCCTGCAG ATGCAGCAGTCTTgacctcacccccagcccctgctcccctGGTGACCGCTAGCAAACCGATGGCTGGCACGACGGACCGAGAAGAGGCCACTAGGCTCCTGGCTGAGAAGCGGCGCCAGGCCCGGGAGCAGCGGGAGCGCGAGGAACAGGAGCGGAGGCTGCAGGCCGAAAGGGACAA GCGAATGCGAGAGGAGCAGCTGGCTCGGGAGGCCGAGGCCCGGGCAGAGCGGGAGGCGGAGGCCAGGAGGCGGGAGGAGCAGGAGGCCCGGGAGAAGGCGGAGAAGGCGCAGGCGGAGCAGGAGGAACAGGAGCGGCTGCAGAAGCAG AAAGAGGAGGCCGAAGCTCGGTCCCGAGAAGAAGCGGAGCGGCAGCGTCTGGAGCGGGAAAAGCACTTCCAGCGCGAGGAGCAGGAGCGGCAGGAGCGCAAAAAG CGCCTGGAGGAAATCATGAAGAGGACTCGGAAGTCAGAAGCTGCTGAAACCAAGGTCAGGATGCCCCCAAGAGCCGTGTTGGGAGTGGAG AAGCAGGACAGAAAGGAGGCGAAGGCCAACAATTCCAGCCCAG GGATAGACCCTGTGAAAGCCACGGAGGCTCGGCCCTCCGGGCTGCAGAAGGAGGCTGTGCAGAAAGAGGAGCTGGCCCCCCAGGAGCCTCAGTGGAG CCTGCCAAACAAGGAGTCGCCGGGGTCCCTGGTGAATGGCCTGCAGCCTCTCCCAGCGCACCAGGAGAATGGCTTCTCCCCTAAGGGACCCTCTGGGGACAAGAGTCTGGGCCGAACTCCAGAGGCACTCCTGCCCTTCGCAGAGGCAGAAGCCTTCCTTAAGAAAGCTGTGGTGCAGGCCCCGCAGGTCACAG CTCTGCCAGAGGCCCTCTCAAGCTCTACCCTGAAGACCCCCAGCCGTCTGAGCTTGGAGCCTGGTTTCCCCTGA
- the MAP7D1 gene encoding MAP7 domain-containing protein 1 isoform X1 encodes MESGSRSEPGAGAAPDVAARTPPEPRPSPEGDPSPPPPPPPMSALVPDTPPDTPPAMKNTTGPKQLPLEPESPPELVGPRPALQQEESPFSEVKIRGPTPPATGPRDARPPRRSSQPSPTAVSAANSPPTKQDAKKAGERHKLAKERREERAKYLAAKKAVWLEKEEKAKVLREKQLQERRRRLEEQRLKAEQRRAALEERQRQKLEKNKERYEAAIQRSVKKTWAEIRQQRWSWAGALHHSSPGRKTSGSRCSVSAVNLPKHVDSIINKRLSKSSATLWNSPSRNRSLQLSPWESSIVDRLMTPTLSFLARSRSAVTLPRNGRDQGRGHGPGRAPSRGGTGASLVSGPHPDLTHPSAAVPVCPRSASASPLTPCSAPRSGHRCAPTGERRKASAGGSPAPARLRPEASLVQKKEKKDKERENEKEKSALARERSLKKRQSLPASPRTRLSTGNSELSPKSKARPSSPSTSWHRPASPCLSPGPGHALPPKPPSPRGTTASPKGRVRRKDEAKESLSVAGPEDKNQSKGKASDEKEPAAPASPAPSPVPSPTPAQPQEEQPTEIPADAAVLTSPPAPAPLVTASKPMAGTTDREEATRLLAEKRRQAREQREREEQERRLQAERDKRMREEQLAREAEARAEREAEARRREEQEAREKAEKAQAEQEEQERLQKQKEEAEARSREEAERQRLEREKHFQREEQERQERKKRLEEIMKRTRKSEAAETKQKQDRKEAKANNSSPGIDPVKATEARPSGLQKEAVQKEELAPQEPQWSLPNKESPGSLVNGLQPLPAHQENGFSPKGPSGDKSLGRTPEALLPFAEAEAFLKKAVVQAPQVTALPEALSSSTLKTPSRLSLEPGFP; translated from the exons ATGGAGAGCGGCTCACGTTCGGAGCCCGGTGCCGGCGCAGCCCCAG ATGTGGCAGCCAGGACCCCTCCAGAGCCAAGACCTTCTCCAGAAGGTGACCCctccccgccgccgccaccgccaccgATGTCAGCCCTGGTGCCCGACACTCCCCCAGACACCCCTCCCGCCatgaagaacaccactggccctAAGCAGCTCCCACTGGAACCAGAGAGCCCCCCAGAGCTGGTAGGGCCTAGGCCAGCCCTGCAGCAGGAAGAGTCCCCTTTCTCAGAAGTGAAGATCAGGGGACCCACCCCACCAGCCACAGGCCCACGGGATGCCAGACCTCCTCGAAGGAGCAGCCAGCCATCCCCAACAGCAGTGTCAGCTGCCAACAGCCCTCCCACAAAGCAAG ATGCAAAGAAGGCAGGAGAGAGACACAAGCTGGCGAAGGAGCGGCGGGAAGAGCGGGCCAAGTACCTGG CGGCCAAGAAGGCAGTGTggctggagaaggaggagaaggccaAGGTGCTGCGGGAGAAGCAGCTCCAGGAGCGCCGGCGGCGGCTGGAGGAGCAGCGGCTCAAAGCCGAGCAACGCCGAGCAGCCCTGGAGGAGCGGCAGCGGCAGAAACTGGAGAAGAACAAG GAGCGATATGAGGCAGCCATCCAGCGGTCAGTGAAGAAGACGTGGGCCGAAATCCGGCAGCAGCGCTGGTCCTGGGCAGGGGCCCTGCACCACAGCTCCCCAGGACGGAAGACCA GTGGGAGCAGGTGCTCCGTGTCGGCAGTAAACCTGCCCAAACACGTGGACTCTATAATCAACAAGCGGCTCTCAAAGTCCTCTGCCACGCTCTGGAACTCCCCCAGTAGAA ATCGCAGCCTGCAGCTGAGCCCATGGGAGAGCAGCATTGTGGACCGTCTGATGACGcccaccctctccttcctggCACGGAGTCGCAGTGCAGTCACCCTGCCCCGAAACGGCCGGGACCAGGGTAGGGGCCACGGTCCTGGGAGAGCCCCCTCGAGAGGCGGGACAGGGGCCAGCCTCGTGAGTGGGCCGCACCCCGACCTCACTCATCCCTCCGCAGCCGTGCCCGTATGCCCTCGCTCGGCCTCCGCCAGCCCCCTGACGCCGTGCAGCGCCCCCCGAAGCGGGCACCGCTGCGCTCCCACCGGGGAGCGCCGCAAGGCCAGCGCCGGGGGCAGCCCTGCCCCGGCCCGCCTCCGGCCCGAGGCTTCGCTG GtgcagaaaaaggagaagaaggacaAGGAGAGGGAAAACGAGAAAGAGAAGAGTGCCCTGGCCCGGGAGCGCAGCCTCAAGAAGCGCCAGTCGCTGCCTGCCTCTCCGCGCACGCGCCTCTCCACTGGCAACTCGGAGCTCAG tcccAAATCCAAGGCCCGGCCATCCTCTCCCTCCACATCCTGGCACAGGCCTGCCTCTCCCTGCCTCAGCCCAGGGCCAGGTCATGCTCTGCCCCCAAAACCACCGTCCCCCCGAGGTACCACTGCATCACCCAAGGGGCGGGTTCGGAGGAAGGATGAGGCAAAGGAGAGCCTCAGTGTGGCGGGGCCTGAGGACAAGAACCAGAGCAAGGGCAAGGCCAGTGACGAGAAGGAGCCTGCAGCCCCAGCCTCACCAGCACCCTCGCCTGTGccctcacccaccccagcccagccccaggaggAGCAGCCCACAGAGATCCCTGCAG ATGCAGCAGTCTTgacctcacccccagcccctgctcccctGGTGACCGCTAGCAAACCGATGGCTGGCACGACGGACCGAGAAGAGGCCACTAGGCTCCTGGCTGAGAAGCGGCGCCAGGCCCGGGAGCAGCGGGAGCGCGAGGAACAGGAGCGGAGGCTGCAGGCCGAAAGGGACAA GCGAATGCGAGAGGAGCAGCTGGCTCGGGAGGCCGAGGCCCGGGCAGAGCGGGAGGCGGAGGCCAGGAGGCGGGAGGAGCAGGAGGCCCGGGAGAAGGCGGAGAAGGCGCAGGCGGAGCAGGAGGAACAGGAGCGGCTGCAGAAGCAG AAAGAGGAGGCCGAAGCTCGGTCCCGAGAAGAAGCGGAGCGGCAGCGTCTGGAGCGGGAAAAGCACTTCCAGCGCGAGGAGCAGGAGCGGCAGGAGCGCAAAAAG CGCCTGGAGGAAATCATGAAGAGGACTCGGAAGTCAGAAGCTGCTGAAACCAAG CAGAAGCAGGACAGAAAGGAGGCGAAGGCCAACAATTCCAGCCCAG GGATAGACCCTGTGAAAGCCACGGAGGCTCGGCCCTCCGGGCTGCAGAAGGAGGCTGTGCAGAAAGAGGAGCTGGCCCCCCAGGAGCCTCAGTGGAG CCTGCCAAACAAGGAGTCGCCGGGGTCCCTGGTGAATGGCCTGCAGCCTCTCCCAGCGCACCAGGAGAATGGCTTCTCCCCTAAGGGACCCTCTGGGGACAAGAGTCTGGGCCGAACTCCAGAGGCACTCCTGCCCTTCGCAGAGGCAGAAGCCTTCCTTAAGAAAGCTGTGGTGCAGGCCCCGCAGGTCACAG CTCTGCCAGAGGCCCTCTCAAGCTCTACCCTGAAGACCCCCAGCCGTCTGAGCTTGGAGCCTGGTTTCCCCTGA